From one Enterococcus sp. DIV2402 genomic stretch:
- the dnaB gene encoding replicative DNA helicase, producing the protein MNEVWQDRVPPQDIEAEQAVLGAVFLDSDAIIEAMELIEPRDFYRRSHQIIFQCMIQLNDRNEAIDLITLKAEIEKSNALEDVGGISYLTELGQASPSSAGVSHYAKIVDDKATLRNLIQAANRIVTKGFEQDEEVQAIVDDAEKSILEVSEKRNSTGFQSIADVLNRTIENIDRLAQNDEEITGLPTGYQALDKMTAGLQKEELIILAARPAVGKTAFALNIAQNVGTKTDNTVAIFSLEMGAESLVSRMLCAEGSIEASHLRTGQLTDDEWRNLIVAMGSLSRASIYIDDTPGIKISEIRARCRKLAQERGNLGLILIDYLQLIEGTGRESRQQEVSEISRQLKKLAKELKVPVIALSQLSRGVEQRQDKRPVLSDIRESGSIEQDADIVAFLYRDDYYQREGDEDENGEEPQNDNVIEVIIEKNRSGARGTVELLFIKEYNKFSSLSPREEFA; encoded by the coding sequence ATGAATGAAGTTTGGCAAGATCGTGTGCCACCACAAGATATCGAAGCAGAACAAGCCGTCTTGGGGGCCGTTTTCCTTGATTCTGATGCCATTATCGAAGCAATGGAATTGATTGAGCCCCGTGATTTTTACCGTCGCAGTCATCAAATTATCTTTCAGTGCATGATTCAATTGAATGACCGCAATGAAGCGATTGATCTGATTACATTAAAAGCTGAAATTGAAAAAAGCAATGCCTTAGAAGATGTAGGTGGAATTAGTTATTTAACTGAACTAGGTCAAGCGTCTCCCTCTTCAGCAGGTGTCTCCCATTATGCAAAAATTGTGGATGATAAAGCAACTTTGCGTAATTTAATTCAAGCTGCCAACCGAATAGTCACGAAAGGTTTCGAGCAAGATGAAGAAGTTCAAGCAATTGTTGATGATGCAGAAAAAAGCATTTTAGAAGTATCCGAAAAAAGAAACAGCACAGGCTTTCAATCCATTGCGGATGTCTTAAATCGAACAATTGAAAATATTGACCGTTTGGCACAAAATGATGAAGAAATCACAGGCCTACCAACAGGGTATCAAGCCTTAGATAAAATGACAGCAGGATTACAAAAAGAAGAATTAATTATTTTAGCCGCACGACCAGCTGTAGGTAAAACTGCATTTGCATTGAATATTGCTCAAAATGTAGGGACAAAAACCGATAATACGGTCGCTATTTTTAGTTTGGAAATGGGCGCTGAATCATTGGTAAGTCGGATGCTTTGTGCAGAAGGTTCGATCGAAGCAAGTCATTTGCGTACCGGGCAATTAACAGATGATGAATGGCGAAATTTAATTGTTGCAATGGGGAGTTTATCCCGTGCTAGTATCTATATCGATGATACACCTGGGATTAAAATTTCAGAAATTCGCGCACGCTGTCGTAAATTAGCCCAAGAAAGAGGTAACTTGGGATTAATTTTAATTGACTATTTGCAATTGATTGAAGGAACCGGGCGTGAAAGTCGTCAACAAGAAGTATCAGAAATTTCTCGTCAATTAAAAAAATTAGCCAAAGAATTAAAAGTACCCGTGATTGCTTTGTCTCAGCTATCCCGTGGTGTCGAACAACGTCAAGACAAGCGTCCGGTTTTAAGTGATATTCGTGAATCGGGTTCGATTGAGCAAGATGCCGATATTGTGGCCTTTTTATATCGTGATGATTATTATCAACGAGAAGGCGATGAGGATGAAAATGGTGAGGAACCACAAAACGATAACGTTATCGAAGTCATCATTGAAAAAAACCGTAGTGGTGCTCGTGGAACGGTGGAATTACTCTTTATCAAAGAATATAATAAATTTTCTTCGCTTTCTCCAAGGGAAGAATTTGCTTAA
- a CDS encoding fructose-1,6-bisphosphatase, protein MSKEKYYALLKEKFQNKENVVTEIINLEAILHLPKGTEHFVSDVHGEFEAFDHVLRNGSGSVKEKLVECFANTSVDIDDLATLIYYPEEKMQLEKAQMTQGEREQWYGEKIQLLIQTINFSSRKYTRSKVRKALPKRFSYIIEELLTESQKEPGKEGYFHAIIDKIIQLHQASALIKDLCYLIQRFVVDHLHVVGDIYDRGPAPDFIMERLVQHHSVDIQWGNHDIVWMAAMAGSPIAIMNLLRICARYGNLDIVEERYGINVRPLVEYSKQHYLANDKFAPKLAPDEDELTESEKEHLNVVQQATTILQFKLEGQLINRRPDFRMNDRHMLKNIDYDTQEITLKGTNYPLVNFQAPTVDPSNPCALTEEEERLLNKLMLSFQASEKLRRHTDFLIEKGSMYLCYNGNLLLHGCIPLHENGDFKSFRINQKQYAGKELLDYFEKQVRKSYKDYSVSDDLATDLLWYLWTGECSSLFGKNAMTTFERYYIEDKKTHKEEKNAYYHLRNEEHICQDILALFDLPITGHIINGHTPVKAKKGESPIKANGRLLVIDGGFAKSYQKETGLAGYTLLSNSYGLQLVAHQPFSSVDEAVAEGSDILSTKRLIESVDTRTTVGNTNIGQKLKQEMNALETLYQNYEKC, encoded by the coding sequence ATGTCAAAGGAAAAATATTATGCTTTATTAAAAGAAAAATTTCAAAATAAGGAAAATGTTGTTACCGAGATTATTAACTTAGAAGCTATTTTGCATTTACCAAAGGGGACAGAGCATTTTGTGAGTGATGTTCATGGTGAATTTGAAGCATTTGATCATGTCTTACGCAATGGTTCGGGAAGTGTTAAAGAAAAATTAGTGGAATGTTTTGCCAATACGTCTGTAGATATTGATGATTTGGCGACTTTAATTTATTATCCAGAAGAAAAAATGCAGCTAGAAAAAGCCCAGATGACTCAAGGTGAACGAGAGCAATGGTACGGAGAAAAAATTCAGTTACTCATTCAAACCATTAACTTTTCGAGTCGTAAATACACGCGTTCAAAAGTACGTAAAGCATTACCGAAACGGTTTAGTTATATCATTGAAGAACTATTAACAGAATCTCAAAAAGAGCCGGGAAAAGAAGGGTATTTCCACGCAATTATTGATAAAATTATTCAGCTCCATCAAGCATCCGCTTTAATTAAAGATTTATGTTACTTAATTCAACGGTTTGTAGTCGATCATTTGCATGTCGTCGGTGATATTTATGACCGGGGTCCAGCCCCTGATTTTATTATGGAGCGTTTGGTTCAACATCATTCCGTGGACATTCAATGGGGAAATCATGACATTGTTTGGATGGCTGCGATGGCAGGTTCTCCCATTGCGATTATGAATTTGCTACGAATTTGCGCCCGTTATGGGAACTTGGATATTGTTGAAGAGCGGTATGGTATCAATGTTCGGCCTTTAGTTGAATACAGTAAACAACATTATCTTGCCAATGATAAATTTGCCCCAAAACTAGCCCCTGATGAAGATGAATTAACAGAGTCCGAAAAAGAACATCTAAATGTCGTTCAACAAGCAACAACGATCTTACAATTCAAATTAGAAGGACAATTAATCAATCGTCGGCCAGATTTTCGCATGAATGACCGACATATGCTAAAAAATATTGATTATGATACGCAAGAAATTACCTTAAAAGGCACAAACTATCCACTGGTTAATTTCCAAGCACCGACTGTCGATCCCTCGAATCCTTGCGCATTAACTGAAGAAGAAGAACGCTTATTAAACAAATTGATGTTATCGTTTCAAGCATCGGAAAAACTTCGTCGTCACACAGATTTTTTAATTGAAAAAGGCAGTATGTATTTGTGTTATAACGGTAATTTATTATTACATGGATGCATTCCTTTACATGAAAATGGCGATTTTAAATCTTTTCGGATTAATCAAAAACAATATGCAGGAAAAGAATTGTTGGATTATTTTGAAAAACAAGTGCGTAAAAGCTACAAGGATTATTCTGTTTCGGATGATTTGGCAACAGATTTGTTGTGGTATTTGTGGACAGGCGAATGCTCTTCTTTATTTGGCAAAAATGCTATGACTACTTTTGAACGCTACTACATTGAAGATAAAAAAACGCATAAGGAAGAAAAAAATGCCTATTATCATTTGCGTAATGAAGAACACATTTGCCAAGATATTTTAGCCTTATTTGATTTACCAATCACCGGACATATTATTAATGGTCATACGCCTGTAAAAGCTAAAAAAGGTGAAAGCCCAATTAAAGCCAATGGGCGCTTGTTAGTGATTGACGGTGGCTTTGCGAAAAGCTATCAAAAAGAGACGGGATTGGCAGGTTATACGTTACTTTCTAATAGCTATGGTCTCCAATTAGTTGCCCACCAACCATTCTCTTCGGTAGACGAAGCAGTCGCAGAAGGCAGCGATATTCTATCAACAAAACGTCTCATTGAAAGCGTGGATACTCGAACCACAGTTGGCAATACGAATATCGGGCAAAAATTAAAGCAAGAAATGAATGCTTTGGAGACGTTATACCAAAATTATGAAAAATGTTAA
- a CDS encoding 1-phosphofructokinase family hexose kinase: MMIHLICPNPAIDRTLLLKKIETAIPNRPIEVRESPGGKSFNVAYALTYEKNSPEITIHTMLGGLYGTHLTQLAQEKGYALKATTVATNTRLCNILVDMTDQTIVPVYEAGFELDAATLQQFTQTLLESLNEGDFLVFSGSLMKGMPADYICQITDELAKRNLSVKLCVDTSGEALRQTYQQTTPYLIKINDEEIQDLFPEKELATVTDYLTLLSNDINPEIPNFIITLGKKGIVGRLNQTFYTGSALPIEAKNPIACGDFFLGRLVKGMYQQTTPEETLTSALLFSTCNAMNWYPEVTEQQMTTIFPTITVTKESQIQ, from the coding sequence ATGATGATCCATTTGATTTGCCCCAATCCTGCTATTGATCGAACTTTGTTGCTAAAAAAAATTGAAACCGCTATTCCGAATCGCCCTATCGAAGTAAGAGAATCGCCAGGTGGGAAGAGTTTTAACGTTGCTTATGCCCTTACTTATGAAAAAAATTCTCCTGAAATCACTATTCATACCATGCTAGGAGGACTTTATGGCACTCACTTAACACAACTCGCACAAGAAAAAGGCTATGCCCTCAAAGCGACAACTGTTGCAACAAACACGCGACTTTGTAATATTCTGGTTGATATGACAGACCAAACAATCGTACCTGTTTACGAAGCAGGCTTTGAATTAGACGCAGCAACCTTACAACAATTTACACAGACACTACTCGAATCTTTAAACGAAGGTGATTTTTTAGTTTTCTCAGGTTCATTGATGAAAGGCATGCCTGCTGATTATATTTGCCAAATAACAGATGAACTTGCAAAACGTAACCTTTCTGTAAAACTATGCGTAGATACGAGTGGGGAAGCCCTTAGACAGACCTATCAGCAAACAACACCTTATTTAATCAAAATTAATGACGAAGAAATTCAAGATTTATTCCCAGAAAAAGAACTAGCTACAGTAACCGATTATCTGACGCTTCTTTCCAACGATATCAATCCAGAAATCCCCAATTTTATTATTACCCTTGGGAAAAAAGGGATTGTTGGACGTTTAAATCAAACTTTTTATACTGGTTCTGCATTACCCATAGAAGCTAAAAATCCAATTGCATGTGGTGATTTCTTTCTTGGACGTCTGGTCAAAGGCATGTATCAACAAACAACACCTGAAGAAACCTTAACAAGTGCTTTACTCTTTTCTACTTGCAATGCTATGAACTGGTATCCTGAAGTAACTGAGCAGCAAATGACAACGATTTTCCCAACGATTACTGTAACAAAAGAATCTCAAATCCAATAA
- a CDS encoding DeoR/GlpR family DNA-binding transcription regulator produces the protein MADNRKEQILTILREKKSVRILDLSKQLRVSRETVRKDIMEMEEEGLLKKTYGGAVLDEANTETDYERRRAEHEEKKEKIAERAYQFIEPGDTIYLDYGTSSYALAKKLVDFEDLTVVTNSIPIVNLLIRSSGIQLIILGGNVRKNEDSLFGTFGLNNAKEIFVDLGFFGCAGIDIKSGVTNYHMGEIEISKAMLHHSKTVILLADETKFGKSALYKTSDLEDLDIVITTDVKDSEVEEEFLKQTIEIIKTEGNDSHD, from the coding sequence ATGGCAGACAATCGTAAAGAACAAATTTTAACCATTTTAAGAGAAAAAAAATCCGTGCGTATTCTTGATTTAAGTAAACAATTACGCGTATCACGCGAAACTGTCCGAAAAGACATTATGGAGATGGAAGAAGAAGGATTATTGAAAAAAACCTATGGTGGAGCAGTTTTAGACGAAGCAAATACAGAAACGGATTATGAGCGTCGTCGAGCAGAACATGAAGAGAAAAAAGAAAAGATTGCTGAACGTGCCTATCAATTTATTGAACCAGGTGACACTATTTACTTAGATTACGGAACAAGTTCATACGCTTTGGCAAAAAAACTGGTGGACTTTGAAGATTTAACAGTAGTCACCAATAGTATTCCGATTGTAAATTTATTGATTCGTTCTTCTGGCATTCAATTAATTATTTTAGGTGGCAATGTTCGAAAAAATGAAGATTCGCTTTTTGGTACATTTGGATTAAATAATGCCAAAGAAATTTTTGTCGATTTAGGATTTTTCGGATGTGCTGGTATCGACATTAAATCAGGAGTGACCAATTATCATATGGGTGAAATCGAAATTTCTAAAGCGATGTTACACCATAGTAAAACGGTGATTTTATTAGCAGATGAAACCAAATTTGGAAAATCAGCGCTCTATAAAACATCTGATTTAGAAGATTTAGATATTGTCATTACGACAGATGTCAAAGACTCAGAAGTTGAAGAAGAATTTTTGAAACAAACTATCGAAATTATTAAAACAGAAGGGAACGACAGCCATGATTAA
- a CDS encoding PTS sugar transporter subunit IIA, whose protein sequence is MIKKEFLFNTDFKTKEELFKTATNYLVANGYVSPEFEAALNTREKDFPTGLPTVPPVAIPHTDGTFVKNDTILCIVNQHEVAFNEMGGDEEDIVLPKVFFMLVLGEGATHLAQLQNLIEKIQGGELVEKSLAAKSLEEFETVVNTHL, encoded by the coding sequence ATGATTAAAAAAGAATTTTTATTCAATACGGATTTTAAAACGAAAGAGGAGTTATTTAAAACTGCGACCAATTATTTGGTTGCAAATGGCTATGTGTCTCCTGAATTTGAAGCGGCGTTAAATACACGCGAGAAAGATTTTCCGACTGGATTACCAACAGTACCGCCCGTGGCAATTCCGCATACGGATGGTACGTTTGTAAAAAATGATACGATTTTGTGTATCGTCAATCAACATGAAGTGGCATTCAATGAGATGGGAGGAGATGAAGAAGATATAGTCTTGCCTAAAGTATTTTTTATGCTAGTACTTGGGGAAGGTGCCACACATTTAGCTCAATTACAAAACCTGATTGAAAAAATTCAAGGTGGCGAATTGGTTGAAAAGTCCTTAGCAGCAAAAAGTCTGGAAGAATTCGAGACTGTTGTGAATACGCATTTATAA
- the gatB gene encoding PTS galactitol transporter subunit IIB, with product MKKRIIVACGGAIATSTVAANRIRELLKANGIDGEVKQTRITELEAEKDGADLIVTTAKVKKDFGVPTIHGVAFISGIGIDKLEQQILDVLK from the coding sequence ATGAAAAAAAGAATTATTGTCGCATGTGGTGGAGCAATTGCAACATCAACGGTCGCTGCAAATCGCATTCGTGAATTATTAAAAGCTAACGGAATTGATGGTGAGGTTAAACAAACCCGAATCACTGAACTAGAAGCAGAAAAAGATGGCGCAGATTTAATTGTTACCACTGCAAAAGTGAAAAAAGACTTTGGCGTACCAACAATTCATGGGGTTGCTTTCATTTCAGGAATTGGCATTGACAAATTAGAACAACAAATTTTAGACGTTCTAAAATAA
- a CDS encoding PTS transporter subunit IIC has product MGVIQYIVDLGPTVMLPLIIFIIGLLLKQGIGKSLRSGLTVGIGFVGINLVISLMTQNLGDAAKSMADNYNLGLNVIDLGWPGTAPMAWASSMGLIAIPIAIGVNILMLITKMTKVVNVDIWNIWHIAFTGAMVQVATGSYVWGIVGVIVHAAVIYKLGDIFTPVTDEYFGLEGIAMPHGTSAYMGVIAKPIDDLIERIPGLNKVTLTPEKIEERLGVFGQPTVVGAILGFVIGLLAKYPIGQAATLAVQMAGVMVLMPMVVKLIMEGLIPISEAARSMLDKRFSGSDFRIGLDCALMLGDPAVVAASMLFVPLTILIAVLLPGNNILPFGDLATIGFFVAIAVGVHKGNIFRTLFSGTAIMTMTLWIANQMAPVQQALGQQVGLTKAGEQISSMDQAGSPITYLLAKGITLEMGVGFFVIVVLYGFCVAYTYAKYKQGKLYVEEEA; this is encoded by the coding sequence GTGGGAGTCATTCAGTATATCGTTGATTTAGGCCCAACAGTTATGTTGCCTTTAATCATTTTCATTATTGGGCTGTTACTCAAACAAGGAATTGGTAAATCACTTCGTTCTGGTTTAACGGTTGGAATTGGATTTGTTGGTATTAACTTAGTTATTAGTTTAATGACACAGAACTTAGGGGATGCTGCAAAATCAATGGCAGATAATTATAACTTAGGTTTAAACGTTATCGACCTGGGTTGGCCTGGAACAGCACCAATGGCTTGGGCATCAAGTATGGGGTTAATTGCAATTCCAATTGCGATTGGTGTCAATATTCTGATGTTAATTACTAAGATGACAAAAGTTGTAAACGTTGACATCTGGAATATTTGGCATATTGCTTTTACTGGAGCTATGGTGCAGGTCGCTACAGGAAGTTATGTTTGGGGAATTGTTGGTGTTATTGTTCATGCGGCGGTTATTTACAAACTAGGAGATATTTTTACCCCCGTAACAGATGAATATTTTGGATTAGAAGGAATTGCGATGCCTCATGGAACATCTGCTTATATGGGTGTCATTGCTAAACCAATTGATGACTTAATCGAGCGAATTCCTGGTTTGAACAAAGTTACCTTAACACCAGAAAAAATTGAAGAACGTCTCGGTGTTTTTGGACAACCGACTGTCGTAGGCGCAATTTTAGGTTTTGTCATTGGGTTGTTAGCGAAATATCCAATTGGTCAAGCTGCTACATTAGCTGTACAAATGGCTGGGGTTATGGTCTTGATGCCGATGGTTGTAAAATTGATTATGGAAGGCTTAATTCCAATATCAGAAGCAGCTCGTTCGATGTTAGACAAGCGCTTTTCTGGGAGTGATTTTCGAATTGGTTTGGACTGTGCTTTAATGTTGGGTGATCCAGCTGTTGTTGCAGCTTCTATGTTATTTGTACCATTAACTATTTTGATTGCAGTCTTACTTCCTGGCAACAATATCTTACCATTTGGCGATTTAGCAACAATTGGTTTCTTTGTAGCAATTGCAGTCGGTGTTCATAAAGGAAACATTTTCCGTACGCTATTTTCAGGTACTGCTATTATGACGATGACGTTATGGATTGCTAATCAAATGGCACCTGTTCAACAAGCGTTAGGTCAACAAGTTGGTTTGACAAAAGCTGGTGAACAAATTTCTTCAATGGACCAAGCAGGATCACCAATCACTTATCTATTAGCTAAAGGTATCACGTTGGAAATGGGTGTTGGTTTCTTTGTAATCGTTGTTCTTTACGGTTTCTGTGTGGCATACACATATGCCAAATACAAACAAGGAAAATTGTATGTAGAAGAAGAAGCGTAG
- a CDS encoding alcohol dehydrogenase catalytic domain-containing protein: protein MKKVKALAVTGVEKFELQDLAIPTPQKGEVLIKVAYVGVCGSDLPRYFDGGVHQFPQILGHEFSGTIAEVGEGVQLKKGTRVAVAPLVPCNECEQCRSGRPQLCPNYSFIGSRQQGAMAEYVIAPVENCLVVPKELALKIAATIEPLTVAIHGIERIRTKSGDKTLVLGAGTIGLMTVLALRARGVGEITVIDLNEQKLALAKQIGADIVVNPLTTDLEQHFKENGLASVVFETAGNHLTQVQAIKYADRQAKVVFVGTCTRPVKFEAEEFELILRRELELTGSWMSYSAPFPGFEWHAALRYLATGEIDTLPLITGIYSLEDQAIPFEKMREKESKEVKVLYEIGGEVE from the coding sequence GTGAAAAAAGTGAAAGCATTAGCAGTAACAGGTGTTGAAAAATTTGAGCTACAAGACTTAGCTATTCCCACACCACAAAAAGGGGAAGTACTCATAAAAGTTGCCTATGTTGGCGTTTGCGGGTCTGATTTACCAAGGTATTTCGACGGTGGCGTGCATCAATTTCCACAAATCTTAGGACATGAATTTTCAGGAACTATTGCTGAAGTTGGTGAAGGTGTACAATTGAAAAAAGGCACACGTGTAGCAGTTGCGCCATTAGTTCCCTGTAATGAATGTGAACAATGCCGTAGTGGTCGTCCACAACTATGTCCAAATTATAGTTTTATTGGATCAAGACAACAAGGTGCGATGGCTGAATACGTGATTGCTCCTGTAGAAAACTGTCTAGTCGTTCCGAAAGAATTGGCTTTAAAAATCGCGGCTACCATTGAACCACTGACCGTAGCAATTCATGGAATTGAACGAATTCGAACAAAATCCGGTGATAAAACGTTAGTTCTAGGTGCAGGCACGATTGGTTTAATGACCGTGTTAGCATTACGTGCACGTGGCGTTGGTGAAATTACCGTGATTGATTTAAACGAACAAAAATTAGCATTAGCAAAACAAATTGGCGCAGATATCGTCGTCAATCCATTAACAACAGATTTAGAGCAACATTTTAAAGAAAACGGACTAGCTTCGGTCGTTTTTGAAACTGCGGGAAATCATCTTACCCAAGTGCAAGCAATTAAATATGCTGATCGCCAAGCAAAAGTTGTTTTTGTTGGAACTTGTACGCGCCCTGTAAAATTTGAAGCAGAAGAATTTGAATTAATTTTACGTCGTGAATTAGAATTAACGGGTTCATGGATGTCTTATTCAGCACCATTTCCAGGTTTTGAATGGCATGCGGCTTTACGCTACTTAGCGACAGGTGAGATTGATACGTTACCGTTAATTACCGGGATTTATTCCTTAGAAGATCAAGCGATTCCTTTTGAAAAAATGCGCGAAAAAGAGTCAAAAGAAGTCAAAGTATTATATGAAATTGGAGGAGAAGTTGAGTGA
- the lacD gene encoding tagatose-bisphosphate aldolase encodes MSELKDKRLRKTLNDQRVIAALAIDQRGAMKKMITKYKEEATSEDIIEFKTLVSKELTPYTSSILLDPEYGLPAAKQKDPESGLLLAYEKTGYDATVPGRLPDILDVWSVRRLKEAGADACKFLLYYDVDEAEEINEQKHAFIERLGSECVAEELPFFLELVSYDATGLDANSAEYAKVKPHKVNDMMKIFSDENYHVDVLKVEVPVNMNFVEGYATEEVVYSKDEAAKYYAEQSAATELPFIFLSAGVSAALFRETLRFAKAAGSTFNGVLCGRATWADGVEVFIRDGEEAAINWLRTQGKQNVDELNAVLAETATPVKY; translated from the coding sequence GTGAGTGAATTGAAAGATAAGCGATTACGTAAGACGTTAAATGACCAGCGAGTGATTGCAGCGTTAGCCATCGATCAACGCGGTGCGATGAAAAAAATGATTACGAAGTATAAAGAAGAAGCCACTTCGGAAGACATTATAGAATTTAAAACTTTAGTCTCAAAAGAATTAACACCCTACACATCTTCCATATTACTAGACCCCGAATACGGATTACCTGCGGCCAAACAGAAAGATCCAGAAAGTGGCTTATTATTAGCATACGAGAAAACGGGTTATGATGCAACTGTTCCAGGAAGATTACCAGATATTTTAGATGTATGGTCAGTACGTCGCTTAAAAGAAGCGGGTGCTGATGCGTGTAAATTCTTGTTGTATTATGATGTCGATGAAGCAGAGGAGATTAATGAACAGAAGCATGCGTTTATTGAACGTTTAGGCTCAGAATGTGTAGCAGAAGAGTTACCTTTTTTCTTAGAATTAGTTTCGTATGATGCTACTGGTTTAGATGCGAATAGTGCGGAGTATGCAAAAGTTAAACCGCATAAAGTCAACGATATGATGAAGATTTTTTCAGATGAAAACTATCATGTTGATGTCTTGAAGGTTGAAGTACCAGTGAATATGAATTTTGTTGAGGGCTATGCTACAGAGGAAGTGGTTTATTCAAAAGATGAGGCAGCAAAATATTATGCAGAACAATCAGCTGCGACCGAATTACCTTTTATCTTTTTAAGTGCCGGCGTTTCAGCAGCCTTATTCCGTGAGACGTTACGTTTTGCTAAAGCTGCCGGTTCAACCTTTAATGGTGTCTTATGTGGTCGGGCAACTTGGGCAGATGGCGTAGAAGTTTTCATTCGAGATGGAGAAGAAGCCGCGATTAACTGGCTACGTACTCAAGGGAAACAAAATGTGGATGAATTGAATGCCGTCTTAGCTGAAACAGCAACCCCTGTTAAATACTAA
- a CDS encoding adenylosuccinate synthase has protein sequence MSSVVVVGTQWGDEGKGKITDFLSENAEVIARYQGGDNAGHTIKFDGVTYKLHLIPSGIFYKEKISVIGNGVVVNPKSLVKELAYLKDHEVSTENLRISDRAHVILPYHIKLDQLQEDAKGDNKIGTTIKGIGPAYMDKAARVGIRVADLLDKEIFEERLRINLEEKNRQFVKMFDSEPIEFDDIFEEYYEYGQQIKQYVTDTSVILNDALDEGKRVLFEGAQGVMLDIDQGTYPFVTSSNPVAGGVTIGSGVGPSKIDKVVGVCKAYTSRVGDGPFPTELFDEVGETIRKVGREYGTTTGRPRRVGWFDSVVMRHSRRVSGITNLSLNSIDVLSGLETVKICTAYELDGELIYHYPASLKELNRCKPVYEELPGWSEDITGCKSLAELPENARNYVRRISELVGVRISTFSVGPDRNQTNILESVWSQI, from the coding sequence ATGTCATCAGTGGTAGTTGTAGGTACGCAATGGGGCGATGAAGGAAAAGGGAAGATCACCGATTTCCTAAGTGAAAATGCAGAAGTCATCGCTCGTTATCAAGGTGGAGATAATGCAGGTCACACAATCAAATTCGATGGTGTCACATACAAATTGCACTTAATCCCATCTGGAATTTTCTATAAAGAAAAAATTAGCGTGATCGGAAATGGTGTTGTAGTCAACCCGAAATCTCTAGTAAAAGAATTAGCTTATTTAAAAGATCATGAAGTTAGCACAGAAAATCTACGTATCTCAGATCGTGCACATGTCATCTTGCCTTACCATATCAAATTGGATCAATTGCAAGAAGATGCAAAAGGCGATAACAAGATTGGAACAACAATTAAAGGTATCGGACCAGCTTACATGGATAAAGCTGCTCGTGTCGGTATCCGTGTGGCTGATTTGTTAGATAAAGAAATTTTTGAAGAACGTTTACGTATTAATTTAGAAGAAAAAAATCGTCAATTCGTTAAAATGTTTGATTCAGAACCAATTGAATTTGATGATATTTTTGAAGAATATTATGAATATGGACAACAAATTAAACAATATGTAACTGACACTTCGGTTATTTTAAATGATGCATTGGATGAAGGCAAACGTGTTTTATTCGAAGGTGCTCAAGGTGTTATGTTAGATATTGACCAAGGAACATACCCATTTGTTACATCTTCCAACCCAGTTGCCGGTGGTGTAACTATCGGTAGTGGTGTAGGTCCTTCTAAAATTGATAAAGTGGTTGGTGTTTGTAAAGCATACACTTCTCGTGTAGGTGATGGTCCATTTCCAACTGAATTGTTTGATGAAGTCGGCGAAACGATTCGTAAAGTTGGTCGTGAATATGGAACAACAACTGGTCGTCCACGCCGTGTAGGTTGGTTTGACTCAGTCGTGATGCGTCACTCTCGTCGCGTATCAGGAATTACCAACTTATCATTAAACTCAATTGACGTATTGAGTGGTTTAGAAACAGTGAAAATTTGTACGGCTTATGAATTAGATGGTGAATTAATTTATCATTATCCAGCAAGCTTAAAAGAATTAAATCGTTGTAAACCAGTATACGAAGAATTACCAGGTTGGTCAGAAGATATTACTGGCTGTAAATCATTAGCTGAATTACCAGAAAATGCGCGTAACTATGTTCGTCGTATTTCTGAATTAGTTGGTGTACGTATCTCTACGTTCTCAGTAGGTCCAGATCGTAACCAAACGAACATTTTAGAAAGTGTTTGGTCTCAAATTTAA